AGCTCGTTATAATCGGTCTCCGAACAAAAGCTGATGGACTTGCCGAGTCTGCCCGCCCTAGCGGTACGCCCAATCCGATGAACATAGTTTTCGGTATCCTGCGGGAGATCGTAGTTAAACACGACTCCGATATTCTCGACGTCGATCCCGCGGCTCGCAACGTCGGTCGCCACCATGAATTTAAATCGACCAGACTTGAAATCCCTCATTAAGCGAAGTCTTTTTTTCTGATCCAAGTCGGAAGAGATTCCGGTTACCGGAATTCCGTATCTGCGGAGAGTCTGGACGATTCGAGGAATATTCGCTTTAAAATTAGTGAATATAATTCCTTGACCGTCGACTTCCGCGTCCAAAATCGCGTTCACCATATACGGAAGTTTTTCTTCCCTTCCTAGATGTACGAGTTTTTGATCGATTCTTTCGGTGATCAGCTTATCGGGATTAATCTGGATCTCCACCGGATCGTTCATAAAGCGATACGCTAATCTCATCACTTCGACCGATAAGGTGGCGGAAAACAAGAGGGTCTGTTTACGATTCCTGCACTTATGAAGCAACCAACGAATATCGTTGATGAAACCCATATCGAGCATTCGATCGGCTTCGTCTAGGACGAAAAACTCCACTTTGTCCAAGTCCGCGGTACCGCCTCTAGCTAAATCGATCAGACGCCCCGGTGTGGCGACGATGATTCCGTTTAGAGCCTGCAAATCGCGATTTTGCGATTTGTAATCGGTACCCCCGATGATCGGAACGACACGGTAGTCCGTGTACTTTAGGAGCTTCTCCGCTTCCTCGGATATCTGGATCACAAGCTCTCTTGTAGGAGCGAGTATAAGCGTGCTGACGCCTTTGATTCCCTTGGTCAGGATGTTGTGAATGATCGGAACAAGAAAAGCCACTGTCTTTCCTGTGCCGGTCTGAGCTAATCCGGTGATGTCCTTCCCCTCTATTCCATGGGGGATGGCCTTCTCCTGGATCGGTGTAAGCTCGACGAAGCCTGCTTTTTCGATGGATTTTTGCAGACTTGGTTCGAGGTTTAATTCTTCGAATTTCATATATTTTTAATCGCGATTAAGTGAAATGTGTCAGCATAGCATGCGAGATTCGCATAGCGGACAAACAGAGGATGAGTTAGATATTTTCCCTTCCAGCCCCGATCTCTATTAGGGTGGTAGGACATAGGTTTCTTATATACCGTGTGCCAACCGTACAATTTCAACATTTTTTTCAGGGAATTGGGGGAATAATCCCAAAAATGGTCGCTCGGGTGATTCCGAAACCAATCAGCCGGATTCGTCCGATAAGACGGTCCGAATAGGGAAGGAAGTCCTAAAAACAGGACTCCACCGGGTTTTACCAAATTTCCAATCCGGCCAAAAACCGTCTCAGCATCCCGAAAATGCTCGATCACGAAAAAGGCGCAGACTACGTCGAATTTCTCGTTCGGTAGGAACTCATCTTCCAAAAAGGAGCCCGATTTTACATCCAATCCCAACTGATTCTTTGCATAATCCGCTTCCGTGCGGGAAAGCTCTATACCTTTGACTCGGTATCCTACCTTTCGCGCCTCGTCTAAAAAAAAACCGGCCGCGCAACCGATCTCAAAAAGTGATTTTTGATTCGGATCTTGAAACGTCCGTAGAGCGGACAATCTTCGCCTTGCCAGATTCCGCACTTGGGGCTCATCTTCGTGATACGTTCTATTATACTGATTTTTGTACTCTTCCTGAAAGTATGAATCTTCATACTCTCGTTCCTTAGCGAGTTTATAAAAATGCAATCCCGTCCGACGACAAACCAAGTATGCGTCGGGATATTTCGGGTGGGGTTCCAGGTCTAAGATAGAATCCATTCCTCTCTATTTGTCCTTAGGATCTCTCGACAAGTTCTACGGTAAAGGAAAATCCTCTTGTTTTCAGTCCGAGCTCTCCGAATCTTATCCTTCTAAACCGCTTGAAAAAGCCGAAAGATCCTATGATACTAGGGTCCCTGGGGGAAATGTTTCAATGAGTGTTCTCGAAAGGATCCGATCCTTAGGTCATGAATTACCGCCTGAGCCGAAAGCGATAGCCGCTTATATTCCTGCGACCCTTGCCGGGCAATTCGTATTCACTTCCGGACAACTGCCGATGCGGGACGGAAGCCTGGTCTCCACCGGTACGCTCGGCTTTGATCTGTTAGTCAGCGACGTAAAACAAGCCACTGAACAGGCTACATTAAACGGCTTGGCGGCCATATCTGCGGTAATCGGTAGTTTGGACAAAATCAAGTCGATTGTGAAAGTCGGAGTTTTTGTCGCCTCCGCTTCTGATTTCACCGAGCAGCATCTTGTGGCAAATTATGCCTCGAATCTTCTTTTGGAAATCTTCGGGGAGGCGGGTCGCCATGCTCGCTTTGCGGTCGGTTGCATTTCCTTACCGTTAGGTGCTCCTGTAGAAGTGGAATTGACCGTCCTTGTGGATTAAAGACCGGATGTTCATATCCTTATTCAAAGATCTCAAGCTAGCCATACCCGTTCTTCCGATCGTTCTCCAAGGATGGCAGCGCTTCCTCCTAGGTCTATACGGACAATTTAAGGAATTCTTCTCGGAAAAAACCGGAAAAGAAAAAACGATTTTTCTACTGGCATTCGCTCAGTTCGTCCTGAGCCTTTCCAGCTGGGTCAGTTATACGATTAATTTAGGCGCCGAAGAATGGGAGAATATCCGAGTAGCGACGAATATCTTTTTCATTCTCCCTTCGTTTTTCGTCTTTTTCTTCGGCGGATTTTGGAGAAGTGATTGGCTATATAAATTCCTATTTATACTTCAAATCTTCGTCGGGGTGCTGTTGGGCTTGGGAATTTTAATGCCTGACGTTTTTTTCGTAAGCTTTATCAACGATGCGGATTACGATTATAACTGGAAGTTCTACTCGTTTTCCGGCATTTGGATTCTAACAACGCTTATCGTAACCACCTCCGTGAGTTCGAAAGAATGATTTTCCCCGGACAAAACCCGAGAAAGGTTTTAAGAAAAGATCAATAATCGAATATACCTAAATCCATTTTAGCTTCTTCGGAGGCCATGGTTCTCGGATCCCATTTCGGGGTCCATACGACTTCCACCTCGGCCTCGCTAACCCCTTCGACGCGAAGTGCGTTATCCTGTATTTCCCTTTTCATTTGCGGTCCCGCAGGACAGGCCATAGAAGTGTAAGTCATCTCGATTTTCGCC
The Leptospira inadai serovar Lyme str. 10 genome window above contains:
- a CDS encoding DEAD/DEAH box helicase — its product is MKFEELNLEPSLQKSIEKAGFVELTPIQEKAIPHGIEGKDITGLAQTGTGKTVAFLVPIIHNILTKGIKGVSTLILAPTRELVIQISEEAEKLLKYTDYRVVPIIGGTDYKSQNRDLQALNGIIVATPGRLIDLARGGTADLDKVEFFVLDEADRMLDMGFINDIRWLLHKCRNRKQTLLFSATLSVEVMRLAYRFMNDPVEIQINPDKLITERIDQKLVHLGREEKLPYMVNAILDAEVDGQGIIFTNFKANIPRIVQTLRRYGIPVTGISSDLDQKKRLRLMRDFKSGRFKFMVATDVASRGIDVENIGVVFNYDLPQDTENYVHRIGRTARAGRLGKSISFCSETDYNELEKIERYLKQKIEVTPVDEELLDFPKGVFEPFLAGDAYDQAPKGRDQRHERNGNGKRPQGRDGGFRKKEERPVSSNGNRYSADKDRGPRENRDRNRDSRGPKPFDKKRPEAVIKEAEQFLQKADTVMGAVVESRDKNPKRKKKNKNRPKENGFVQNSAPAQTPINDIYDKKKRNLFDINESSRNQSKQKESIWKKIKSFFGD
- a CDS encoding metal-sulfur cluster assembly factor; this translates as MPLLEEPKTDIEKKIYEEISRVEDPEIGISVAELGLIYRIQVEEGKAKIEMTYTSMACPAGPQMKREIQDNALRVEGVSEAEVEVVWTPKWDPRTMASEEAKMDLGIFDY
- a CDS encoding class I SAM-dependent methyltransferase, which encodes MDSILDLEPHPKYPDAYLVCRRTGLHFYKLAKEREYEDSYFQEEYKNQYNRTYHEDEPQVRNLARRRLSALRTFQDPNQKSLFEIGCAAGFFLDEARKVGYRVKGIELSRTEADYAKNQLGLDVKSGSFLEDEFLPNEKFDVVCAFFVIEHFRDAETVFGRIGNLVKPGGVLFLGLPSLFGPSYRTNPADWFRNHPSDHFWDYSPNSLKKMLKLYGWHTVYKKPMSYHPNRDRGWKGKYLTHPLFVRYANLACYADTFHLIAIKNI
- a CDS encoding RidA family protein: MSVLERIRSLGHELPPEPKAIAAYIPATLAGQFVFTSGQLPMRDGSLVSTGTLGFDLLVSDVKQATEQATLNGLAAISAVIGSLDKIKSIVKVGVFVASASDFTEQHLVANYASNLLLEIFGEAGRHARFAVGCISLPLGAPVEVELTVLVD